One Hemitrygon akajei chromosome 21, sHemAka1.3, whole genome shotgun sequence genomic region harbors:
- the LOC140714428 gene encoding non-selective voltage-gated ion channel VDAC2, whose translation MAVPPSYADLGKSARDIFNKGYGFGLVKLEVKTKSQSGVEFTTSGSSNTESGKVSGSLETKYKWSEYGLTFTEKWNTDNTLGTEIAIEDQLAKGLKLTFDTTFSPNTGKKSGRVKTAYKREYINLGCDVDFDFAGPAIHASAVAGYEGWLAGYQMSFDTAKSKLTKNNFAVGYKTGDFQLHTNVNDGAEFGGSIYQKVSDNLETAVNLAWTAGNNSTRFGIAAKYQLDPTASVSAKVDNSSLIGIGYSQVLRPGIKLNLCSLIDGKGFNAGGHKLGLGLELEA comes from the exons GTTTCGGTTTGGTAAAACTCGAAGTGAAAACCAAGTCACAGAGTGGAGTG GAATTCACAACTTCTGGATCATCAAACACCGAAAGTGGCAAAGTATCCGGAAGCTTGGAAACCAAGTATAAATGGTCTGAATATGGTCTGACGTTCACAGAGAAATGGAACACCGACAACACTCTGGGCACAGAAATTGCGATTGAAGACCAG CTTGCCAAAGGTCTGAAGTTGACATTTGACACCACCTTCTCGCCTAACACTGG CAAAAAGAGTGGCAGGGTGAAGACTGCCTACAAGCGAGAGTATATCAACCTGGGCTGTGATGTAGACTTTGACTTTGCAGGCCCCGCCATCCACGCCTCGGCAGTAGCTGGTTACGAGGGTTGGCTTGCTGGTTACCAAATGTCTTTTGACACGGCTAAATCAAAACTGACCAAAAACAACTTTGCAGTAGGTTACAAAACAGGCGACTTCCAGTTACACACCAATGT GAATGATGGTGCTGAATTTGGAGGCTCCATCTACCAGAAAGTGAGTGATAATCTGGAAACAGCAGTGAACCTCGCCTGGACCGCAGGCAACAACAGTACTCGCTTTGGCATTGCTGCTAAATACCAGCTTGACCCCACGGCTTCTGTTTCT GCAAAGGTCGACAATTCCAGCCTAATTGGAATTGGGTACAGCCAGGTTCTTAGGCCAG GGATAAAACTCAACCTGTGCAGCCTGATTGATGGGAAGGGCTTCAATGCTGGTGGTCACAAACTTGGCCTGGGTCTTGAATTGGAAGCTTAA